A region of Ferruginibacter albus DNA encodes the following proteins:
- a CDS encoding HAD family hydrolase gives MTPVKNIIFDLGGVLLNLDYDKTTNAFKRLGVENFDELFSQFKANDLFEKLETGRISEIFFYETMHDYSGKRLTNKQIETAWNAMLLDFRLESLNFLNSIKDKYNIYLLSNTNSIHYEAFKKILQKQTGKDSINGYFIKAYYSHLIHLRKPYPQAYQYVLNDAALVAEETLFIDDSFNNIETARQLGINTHLLLKEERIETLGL, from the coding sequence ATGACACCTGTTAAAAACATTATATTCGATCTGGGCGGGGTTTTATTAAACCTCGATTACGACAAAACAACCAATGCATTCAAGCGATTAGGCGTTGAAAATTTTGATGAGCTCTTTTCTCAATTCAAAGCAAATGATCTGTTTGAAAAATTGGAAACGGGCAGAATTTCTGAAATTTTTTTTTATGAAACTATGCATGATTACAGTGGAAAAAGGTTAACCAATAAACAAATTGAAACAGCCTGGAATGCTATGCTGCTGGATTTTCGGCTAGAAAGTTTAAACTTTTTAAATTCTATTAAAGATAAATACAACATTTACCTGCTAAGTAATACCAACAGTATCCATTACGAAGCGTTTAAAAAAATATTACAGAAGCAAACGGGTAAAGATTCTATCAATGGTTATTTTATAAAAGCATATTATTCCCATCTTATACATTTACGAAAGCCTTATCCGCAAGCATATCAGTATGTTTTAAACGATGCAGCTTTAGTGGCAGAAGAAACTTTATTTATTGATGATTCCTTTAATAATATAGAAACAGCAAGGCAATTAGGAATAAATACACATTTGTTGCTAAAAGAAGAAAGGATAGAAACGCTCGGGTTATAA
- the rimP gene encoding ribosome assembly cofactor RimP: protein MTQDNSITAIESLVKELLPENEDIFLVSVKIKPTNNIKIFLDADSGLSIEKCIKINRALYKVIEEKGWYPDGDFSLEVSSPGLDEPLKLLRQYKKNIGRNVEVTLNDDKKQEGKLLAVNEETVTLEQHEGKGKKAITKITGIPFADIRQTKIQIVF, encoded by the coding sequence ATGACTCAGGACAATTCCATAACAGCAATAGAGAGTTTAGTAAAGGAGCTTTTACCGGAAAATGAAGACATTTTTCTGGTGTCTGTAAAAATCAAACCTACTAATAATATTAAAATTTTTTTAGATGCAGATAGTGGGTTAAGCATTGAAAAATGCATCAAGATAAACAGGGCCCTTTATAAGGTCATTGAGGAAAAAGGCTGGTATCCTGACGGCGATTTTTCATTAGAAGTATCGAGCCCGGGGCTGGATGAGCCGTTGAAATTGTTACGTCAGTACAAAAAAAACATCGGTAGAAATGTAGAAGTTACGCTCAACGACGACAAAAAACAAGAGGGTAAGCTGTTGGCAGTAAATGAAGAGACCGTAACGCTGGAACAGCACGAGGGTAAAGGAAAAAAGGCAATAACAAAAATTACAGGTATTCCGTTTGCAGATATCAGGCAAACAAAAATTCAGATAGTATTTTAA
- a CDS encoding formylglycine-generating enzyme family protein has protein sequence MMKSITTTKKSFRLNFDTGIGFSWQHRCVTFLSTVYLLAAVSCNSKNNSGTVTVDSVTTAKQKNALCCESNLPKRFSTVGYNNTSDSTKDSSATVAKASHEGMVWVEGGSFEMGADNKQASPDEYPKHKVTVSGYWIDATEVTNAAFEKFVKATGYITTAEQKPDWEQLKKQLPPGTEKPDESELVPASLVFHASDQPVSLNDYSQWWEWKKDADWKHPHGPGSTIKGKENYPVVHVSWYDAVAYCKWAGKRLPTEAEWEYAARGGLKNNIYPWGNEPVETGKPKANTWQGSFPNKNTQWDKFYYAAPVRSFDPNHYGLYDMAGNVWEWCGDYYNNTYYSTVNKADGVINPQGPNKSFDPEEPYAIKRVIRGGSFLCNDSYCSGYRVARRMKSTEDSGMEHVGFRCVADK, from the coding sequence ATGATGAAAAGTATTACCACGACTAAAAAATCATTTCGATTAAATTTTGATACAGGCATTGGTTTTTCATGGCAACATCGTTGTGTCACATTTCTTTCAACGGTATACCTTTTGGCAGCTGTTTCCTGCAATTCAAAAAATAATAGCGGAACAGTTACAGTAGACAGTGTTACAACTGCAAAACAAAAAAATGCGTTGTGCTGCGAATCGAATTTACCAAAGCGATTCAGTACCGTTGGATATAATAATACAAGCGATTCAACCAAAGATTCATCGGCAACAGTAGCAAAAGCTTCGCATGAAGGAATGGTTTGGGTAGAAGGAGGAAGTTTTGAAATGGGAGCAGATAATAAGCAGGCATCACCGGATGAATATCCAAAGCATAAAGTAACGGTAAGCGGTTATTGGATCGATGCAACAGAAGTAACCAATGCAGCATTTGAAAAATTTGTAAAGGCAACAGGTTACATCACAACAGCAGAGCAAAAACCAGATTGGGAACAATTAAAAAAGCAATTGCCACCGGGAACAGAAAAGCCGGATGAAAGTGAGTTAGTTCCTGCTTCATTAGTTTTTCATGCATCTGATCAGCCTGTTTCATTAAATGATTACAGTCAGTGGTGGGAATGGAAGAAAGATGCAGATTGGAAACATCCACATGGCCCGGGTAGTACTATTAAAGGAAAAGAAAATTATCCCGTAGTGCATGTTTCGTGGTACGATGCCGTGGCTTATTGCAAATGGGCAGGCAAACGTTTGCCAACAGAAGCAGAGTGGGAATATGCTGCAAGAGGTGGATTGAAAAATAATATTTATCCATGGGGAAATGAACCTGTTGAAACAGGAAAACCAAAAGCCAATACCTGGCAGGGAAGTTTTCCTAACAAGAATACGCAGTGGGATAAGTTTTATTATGCAGCGCCTGTAAGATCGTTTGATCCTAACCATTATGGTTTGTATGATATGGCAGGCAATGTATGGGAATGGTGCGGTGATTATTATAACAATACCTATTACAGCACCGTCAATAAAGCAGACGGAGTAATTAACCCGCAAGGCCCCAATAAAAGCTTTGATCCGGAAGAGCCTTATGCAATTAAACGTGTGATACGTGGCGGCTCTTTTTTATGTAATGATTCTTATTGCTCGGGTTACAGGGTTGCACGGCGTATGAAGAGTACTGAAGATAGCGGGATGGAACATGTAGGATTCAGATGTGTAGCGGATAAATAG
- a CDS encoding arylsulfatase yields MKKQNNIALLIATAIAGLLLVTNAQAQAPEQTYQGKVGKTLDDSKEWWAPVAKAPAGAPNVVLIILDDVGYGASSAFGGVIRTPTLDSLANNGLRYTNFHTTAICAPTRSALLTGRNSHFVHEGGFSHISMSAGFPGYDGRIPSTDGTIAEILKDNGYNTFAVGKYGLTPDEDATDAGPFDRWPSGKGFEHFFGFLGSQTDQYKPDLVEDDAHATPDGRHLNEQITDKAIFYINRQQKAAPGKPFFLYYAPGATHAPHQVDKYWSDQYKGKFDEGWDVFREKVLANQKKLGVVPSYAQLPPRNSRVPAWNSLTEDQKKLFERFFEVYAGYLTYTDYQIGRLINYLKENNLLDNTLVYVIIGDNGASKEGTNEGVIEPKTNSARTKTEAEYLKANLEDIDSIGTAAAFTNYPLGWAQAANTPFREWKQDANAEGGTHNPLIVFYPKGIKDKGGIRNQYGHVIDILPTTLDLTGIKAPEYIKSVKQDVIQGTSLAYSIDDAKAASKHTIQHYYIFGSRSIYKDGWKAEAAHHPYNIDFDFKPGEKIADKSFDEDVWELYNLNEDFNERVDLAKKYPEKLAELKKVFDEQAQKNHLYPLIDWYDVYNKRIHHPNDSDTQAPIVK; encoded by the coding sequence ATGAAAAAACAAAACAATATTGCTTTATTGATAGCAACAGCAATTGCAGGCCTATTGCTTGTAACAAATGCACAGGCACAAGCTCCTGAACAAACTTACCAGGGCAAAGTTGGCAAAACATTAGATGATTCAAAAGAGTGGTGGGCGCCTGTAGCAAAAGCACCGGCCGGTGCACCCAATGTAGTACTCATTATATTAGATGACGTTGGTTATGGCGCTTCTTCTGCTTTTGGCGGAGTGATACGAACTCCAACGTTGGATAGCTTGGCTAATAACGGTCTACGTTACACGAATTTTCATACTACAGCTATTTGCGCACCTACACGTTCAGCATTGTTGACAGGACGTAACAGTCACTTTGTTCATGAAGGAGGTTTCTCTCATATCTCCATGTCAGCGGGCTTCCCCGGCTATGACGGAAGGATTCCTTCTACAGATGGAACCATTGCAGAGATATTAAAAGACAATGGCTACAATACATTTGCAGTAGGTAAATATGGTTTAACACCTGATGAAGATGCTACAGATGCTGGTCCATTTGATCGTTGGCCAAGCGGTAAAGGTTTTGAACATTTTTTTGGTTTCTTAGGTTCTCAAACAGATCAGTATAAACCTGATTTAGTAGAAGACGATGCACACGCAACACCTGATGGAAGGCATTTGAATGAACAGATAACTGACAAGGCTATCTTCTATATCAATCGTCAGCAAAAAGCAGCTCCCGGCAAACCTTTCTTTTTATATTATGCACCCGGCGCAACACATGCACCGCACCAGGTAGATAAGTATTGGAGCGATCAATATAAAGGAAAATTTGATGAAGGCTGGGATGTATTCCGTGAAAAAGTATTGGCGAACCAAAAGAAATTAGGTGTTGTTCCTTCTTATGCACAATTACCTCCACGTAATTCTCGTGTGCCTGCATGGAATTCTTTGACGGAAGATCAAAAGAAATTATTCGAACGTTTTTTTGAAGTATATGCCGGCTACCTTACTTACACCGACTACCAGATCGGAAGATTGATCAACTATCTTAAAGAAAATAACCTTTTAGATAATACATTGGTGTATGTAATTATCGGTGACAATGGCGCCAGTAAAGAAGGTACCAATGAAGGCGTGATCGAACCTAAAACAAATTCTGCCCGCACTAAAACAGAAGCAGAATATTTAAAAGCAAACCTGGAAGATATTGATTCGATAGGTACTGCCGCTGCATTCACCAATTATCCATTGGGCTGGGCACAAGCAGCGAATACGCCTTTCCGTGAGTGGAAGCAAGATGCCAATGCAGAAGGTGGCACACATAATCCACTGATCGTTTTTTATCCAAAAGGAATTAAAGACAAAGGTGGTATCCGCAATCAATATGGGCATGTGATAGATATCTTACCTACTACGTTGGATCTTACAGGAATTAAAGCGCCGGAATATATTAAAAGCGTTAAGCAGGATGTAATACAAGGAACCTCATTAGCTTATTCTATTGATGATGCAAAAGCTGCGTCCAAACATACTATTCAGCATTATTACATCTTTGGTTCACGTTCTATTTATAAAGATGGATGGAAAGCAGAAGCAGCGCATCATCCATACAATATCGATTTTGATTTTAAACCGGGAGAAAAGATCGCTGATAAAAGTTTTGATGAAGATGTATGGGAATTGTATAACCTGAACGAAGACTTCAACGAGCGTGTTGATCTGGCAAAAAAATATCCTGAAAAATTAGCAGAATTAAAAAAGGTGTTTGATGAGCAGGCTCAAAAGAATCATTTATATCCATTGATCGATTGGTATGATGTGTATAATAAAAGAATACATCACCCGAACGACAGTGATACACAGGCGCCAATAGTAAAATAA
- the nusA gene encoding transcription termination factor NusA — translation MARINLIDSFQEFKDAENIDRPTLMKVMEDVFKTLIRKKYGSDEQFDVIVNDQKGDLEIFRRRTIVDDGDIYNTLTEIEYSDAIKIEPDYQVGEELYEEVDIQKEFGRRAILAGKQTLASRINDLKKSLLIKKYEDRVGEIVSGEVYQVWKKEVLMLDEEGNEMILPKSEQIPSDYFKKGENIRGVVKKVELKNNQAVIIVSRTSPMFLEKLLEIEVPEIFDGLIVVKKIVRDPGERAKIAVESFDDRIDPVGACVGMKGSRIHGIVRELKNENIDVINWTANNQLLIQRSLTPAKITNIALNDESKHATVYLKPDQVSLAIGRRGVNIKLACELTGYEIDVFRDNEGEEESFDIDLEEFADEIESWIIDELKRVGCDTARSVLDLTPEELERRTDLEKETITEVRRILQEEFEKE, via the coding sequence ATGGCACGTATTAATTTAATTGATTCTTTCCAGGAATTTAAAGACGCCGAAAATATCGATCGTCCTACATTAATGAAAGTAATGGAAGATGTTTTTAAAACATTGATCCGCAAAAAGTACGGAAGCGACGAGCAGTTTGACGTAATTGTTAATGACCAGAAGGGTGATTTGGAAATTTTCCGTCGTCGTACCATTGTGGATGATGGTGATATATATAATACCCTTACGGAAATTGAGTACAGTGATGCTATTAAAATTGAGCCCGATTACCAGGTAGGGGAAGAGTTATACGAAGAAGTTGATATTCAAAAGGAATTTGGTCGCCGTGCTATACTTGCCGGTAAACAAACATTGGCAAGCCGTATCAATGACCTGAAAAAGAGCTTATTAATTAAAAAATACGAGGACCGTGTAGGCGAGATCGTTAGCGGGGAAGTTTACCAGGTTTGGAAAAAAGAAGTGTTGATGCTGGACGAAGAAGGGAATGAAATGATCTTACCTAAGTCAGAACAGATTCCATCGGATTATTTCAAAAAAGGTGAAAACATCCGCGGTGTTGTAAAGAAAGTAGAATTAAAAAATAACCAGGCAGTAATTATAGTATCAAGAACAAGTCCGATGTTCCTCGAAAAACTATTGGAAATTGAGGTTCCTGAAATATTCGATGGCTTGATTGTTGTTAAAAAGATCGTTCGTGACCCGGGAGAAAGAGCAAAAATTGCAGTAGAAAGTTTTGATGACAGAATTGACCCGGTGGGCGCTTGTGTCGGTATGAAAGGTAGCCGTATTCACGGTATCGTTCGTGAGTTGAAAAACGAGAATATTGATGTTATCAACTGGACAGCTAATAATCAATTATTGATCCAACGTTCATTAACTCCGGCAAAGATCACTAACATTGCATTGAACGACGAAAGTAAGCATGCAACCGTATACTTAAAGCCAGACCAGGTTTCATTGGCCATCGGTCGCCGTGGTGTTAATATTAAATTGGCATGTGAGTTAACAGGATACGAAATAGATGTGTTCCGCGATAATGAAGGCGAAGAAGAATCATTTGATATTGACCTGGAAGAATTTGCAGATGAAATTGAATCATGGATAATTGATGAGTTGAAGAGAGTAGGTTGCGATACTGCCCGTTCAGTATTGGATCTTACTCCTGAAGAATTGGAAAGAAGAACAGACCTGGAAAAAGAAACGATTACAGAAGTAAGAAGAATATTACAGGAAGAGTTCGAGAAAGAATAA
- a CDS encoding FkbM family methyltransferase codes for MKRFIKALLPSNSSLFKFLSKTYRYSFKIWLPNKKTLIEILDQYANRNKAVTFIEIGANDGVTNDPLTEYIKKNKLWKGVLVEPVPYLFEKLKKNYASCQNELFFENSAISKFEGTQPFYRLKESDNPALPVWYDQIGSFNKDVILSHSNIPGFNELLIEEQINTITFDSLLSKYQLKDINLVHIDTEGYDFEILKLINWSKIKVDIVIYEYVHLAIGDFRKSLKLLKKNGFELFSDKLDIIGINKKISLFA; via the coding sequence ATGAAAAGGTTTATAAAGGCCCTGCTTCCATCAAACAGTTCACTTTTTAAATTTCTTTCCAAAACGTACAGATATAGCTTTAAAATATGGCTTCCTAATAAAAAAACTCTCATAGAAATTTTAGATCAATACGCTAATCGTAACAAAGCAGTAACATTTATAGAAATTGGCGCTAATGATGGCGTTACAAACGATCCTTTAACGGAATATATAAAAAAAAATAAGCTTTGGAAAGGCGTGCTGGTAGAGCCGGTTCCGTATTTGTTTGAAAAACTAAAAAAGAATTATGCCTCATGTCAAAATGAGTTATTTTTTGAAAACTCTGCTATTTCTAAATTTGAAGGAACACAGCCATTTTACCGATTGAAGGAAAGTGATAATCCGGCTTTGCCCGTTTGGTATGATCAAATAGGATCATTCAATAAAGATGTGATATTGTCACATAGCAATATTCCCGGTTTTAATGAGTTGCTTATTGAAGAACAAATAAATACCATCACTTTTGATTCTTTGCTTAGCAAATACCAATTAAAAGACATTAATCTTGTTCATATTGATACAGAGGGATACGATTTTGAGATATTGAAATTAATCAACTGGAGTAAAATAAAAGTGGATATAGTGATCTATGAATATGTACATTTAGCAATAGGAGATTTCCGCAAATCTCTTAAGCTTTTAAAGAAGAATGGCTTTGAGTTGTTTTCTGATAAATTGGATATTATTGGCATTAATAAAAAAATCAGCCTCTTTGCTTAA
- a CDS encoding sterol desaturase family protein, with protein MAIDKTLRRKILKDGTISLFIYALPVVAVYLYFAIKGETPWLNEASAQINVPAVFSFIKPVFTNLQSWGFIAIALVLGIAEFALGLYDNKWTKTERAIDIVCFIAPKILLVPVTAFFGLKLLPFVLPGLANHFWWVPFWGGSLIIAVADDLTQYWYHRLHHQVPFMWRFHRTHHSAPYMGMAMASRQNFLYTVFFSQIYLTATLVYLGLGPQALFVTVIKSVITLSAHSSIAWDKPFYKYKILHPFAWVLERLISTPATHHAHHADTFDDGVGYYKGNFGNMFFIWDVIFGTGLITRKYPSSYGISFYKAEEWQAQFLWPIFKSKKEGSELSKNGPEVGDEVPTIIQEHPIADSFRKQSQPDFAFNIQ; from the coding sequence ATGGCAATCGATAAAACATTAAGAAGAAAAATATTGAAAGATGGAACTATAAGTCTTTTCATTTACGCGTTACCGGTAGTAGCAGTTTATCTTTATTTTGCTATAAAAGGTGAAACGCCGTGGCTTAATGAAGCTTCAGCTCAAATAAATGTGCCGGCTGTATTCAGTTTTATTAAACCTGTATTTACAAACCTTCAATCCTGGGGCTTTATCGCAATCGCGTTGGTATTAGGTATTGCAGAATTTGCATTAGGACTGTATGATAATAAATGGACAAAAACGGAAAGAGCAATAGACATCGTTTGCTTTATTGCACCTAAAATTTTGTTAGTACCGGTAACAGCTTTCTTCGGGTTGAAATTATTACCCTTTGTTTTACCGGGATTGGCAAATCATTTTTGGTGGGTGCCTTTTTGGGGTGGATCATTGATCATTGCAGTTGCTGACGACCTTACACAATATTGGTATCACCGTTTGCATCACCAGGTTCCTTTTATGTGGCGCTTTCATCGTACACATCACTCGGCACCGTACATGGGTATGGCAATGGCAAGCAGACAGAACTTTTTGTACACTGTTTTCTTTTCACAAATATATCTTACGGCAACATTGGTGTATTTAGGATTAGGACCGCAAGCCTTATTCGTTACTGTTATAAAATCAGTGATAACCTTGTCTGCTCATTCAAGCATTGCATGGGACAAGCCTTTTTACAAGTATAAGATTTTACATCCGTTTGCTTGGGTTTTAGAAAGATTGATCTCTACGCCTGCTACGCATCATGCACATCACGCAGATACGTTTGATGATGGCGTTGGTTATTACAAAGGCAACTTCGGTAATATGTTTTTTATCTGGGATGTAATATTCGGAACCGGACTTATCACAAGAAAGTACCCTTCATCATATGGCATTAGTTTTTATAAAGCAGAAGAATGGCAGGCGCAATTTTTATGGCCAATTTTCAAATCTAAAAAAGAAGGAAGTGAATTGTCTAAGAACGGACCTGAAGTAGGAGATGAAGTTCCAACGATTATTCAGGAACATCCCATCGCTGATTCTTTCAGAAAACAATCACAACCCGATTTTGCATTTAATATTCAATAA
- a CDS encoding sulfatase-like hydrolase/transferase, translated as MKKFVIIVLAAVINLSVYAQRDARQPFKGVIGKTLADSKQSWPEKIKAADGAPNVVWILIDDVGFGASSTFGGLVATPNFDTLAANGLRYTNFHTTSLCSPTRAALLTGRNAHHVAMGHHPELATGFPGYDGDIPFEAGTAAEIFKENGYNTFALGKWHSTRPEDVSAAGPYNRWPTGRGFEHFFGFMGGATDQWHPLLIDETNPVNIEPNTTHLNKLLADKAIEYIANQKSADADKPFFLYFAPGATHAPHQVAKEWIDKYKGKFDNGWDAYRTKVFKRQQALGLLPAGTVLPPRQLGVKAWDSLSADEKKVYAHFMEVYAAYLSYTDYEVGRVINYLKQTGIIDNTVIFLMIGDNGASKEGTYTGTSGFSTKSQGEDIKFLLSQYDKIGTEFSSPNYPLGWSQAANTPFRYWKSDANSEGGTHNPLIVYYPKGIKEKGGIRFQYGHVIDILPTTIELTGLKVPDTINGYKQDPIQGTSLAYSFNNASAASQHTIQYYELHGGRAVYKDGWKAAVYHPRNTFGEKNGDINFNPRPFSQDKWELYNINKDWTETTDLAAKEPQKLEELKALFDSLAIQNNVYPLKSYTEGLPQPEIKPKRVIYEGTTVRTKINIGKGNVSITANVIAGKDPQGVIFANGGLFGGTSLYIQNGKLIYLLSDGLSETVLSSSKVITEGTYTINVQFIDSTVILSVNGEQQAQATITAKNKYLNTFGSEGVSVGRDLNSPVTKKYPGTFPFNGRVQLLTVEQPSATTKENAIVLPVDSFEAKLNQATAAQIIDTRLPEEFAINHLSNAININSLQSNYAEQLSKLDKTKPVFTYAIGNGRSVQLANELTEKGFTQVYVLDGGIGGWIGNAKPIYSTSKDNFTIADFKKITSTNKLVLLDLHTRYCPGCRKLQPTVDSLSKEYGITLKVVKIDVYDNPAIAGTFKANAVPTLIVYNDDKIIWRRTGADTQKGDVEKIITGLVLK; from the coding sequence ATGAAAAAGTTTGTAATAATAGTATTAGCTGCAGTAATTAACCTAAGTGTCTATGCTCAAAGAGATGCACGGCAACCATTTAAAGGTGTAATAGGAAAGACATTGGCAGACAGCAAGCAGTCCTGGCCGGAAAAGATAAAAGCAGCAGATGGCGCTCCTAACGTAGTTTGGATATTGATCGATGATGTCGGATTTGGTGCCAGCTCTACTTTTGGAGGCTTGGTAGCAACGCCTAACTTCGATACATTGGCAGCTAACGGTTTACGTTACACGAATTTTCATACAACCTCATTATGCAGCCCTACAAGAGCAGCGTTACTAACGGGTCGTAATGCACATCATGTGGCAATGGGCCATCATCCTGAATTAGCAACAGGTTTCCCTGGTTATGACGGAGATATTCCTTTTGAAGCAGGAACAGCGGCAGAGATTTTTAAAGAGAATGGTTACAATACATTTGCTTTAGGTAAATGGCATTCTACACGTCCTGAAGATGTTTCTGCAGCAGGACCTTACAATCGTTGGCCAACAGGCAGAGGTTTTGAACATTTCTTTGGTTTTATGGGCGGCGCTACGGATCAATGGCATCCGTTATTGATAGATGAAACCAATCCGGTAAATATCGAGCCCAATACTACGCACTTAAATAAGTTGCTTGCTGATAAAGCAATTGAATACATCGCAAATCAAAAATCGGCAGATGCAGATAAACCTTTCTTCTTATACTTTGCTCCCGGCGCTACACATGCACCGCACCAGGTAGCAAAAGAATGGATAGATAAATACAAAGGTAAGTTTGATAATGGCTGGGATGCTTATCGTACAAAAGTATTCAAACGGCAGCAGGCATTAGGCTTATTACCTGCAGGTACAGTATTGCCTCCACGACAATTAGGTGTTAAAGCATGGGATTCATTAAGTGCAGATGAGAAAAAAGTGTATGCGCATTTTATGGAAGTGTATGCGGCTTATTTGTCTTATACAGATTATGAAGTGGGAAGAGTTATAAATTATTTAAAACAAACAGGCATTATTGATAACACGGTTATCTTCCTAATGATCGGTGATAATGGTGCCAGTAAAGAAGGTACGTACACAGGCACTTCAGGCTTTAGTACAAAATCTCAAGGCGAAGACATTAAATTTTTATTGAGCCAATACGATAAGATAGGAACAGAATTTTCATCACCTAATTATCCATTGGGTTGGTCACAAGCTGCGAATACGCCTTTCCGCTATTGGAAGAGTGATGCCAATTCAGAAGGCGGCACACACAATCCGTTGATCGTTTATTATCCTAAAGGAATAAAAGAAAAAGGTGGCATTCGTTTTCAATACGGGCATGTGATAGATATTCTGCCAACTACTATTGAGTTAACAGGATTAAAAGTTCCTGATACCATCAACGGCTATAAGCAAGACCCAATACAGGGAACAAGTTTAGCATATTCATTTAATAATGCTTCTGCGGCATCTCAACATACTATTCAGTATTATGAATTGCATGGCGGACGTGCTGTTTATAAAGATGGTTGGAAAGCAGCAGTGTATCATCCAAGAAATACATTCGGCGAAAAGAATGGAGACATCAATTTCAATCCACGTCCATTTAGCCAGGATAAATGGGAATTATATAACATTAATAAAGACTGGACAGAGACGACAGATCTTGCAGCTAAAGAACCTCAAAAGCTGGAAGAGCTAAAAGCTTTGTTTGATTCATTGGCAATACAGAACAATGTCTATCCTTTAAAAAGTTATACGGAAGGGTTGCCGCAGCCTGAAATAAAACCGAAGCGTGTTATTTATGAAGGAACAACTGTTCGTACAAAAATAAATATTGGTAAAGGAAATGTTAGTATAACTGCTAACGTTATTGCAGGCAAAGACCCACAGGGAGTAATTTTTGCAAACGGTGGTTTGTTTGGCGGAACATCTTTGTATATACAAAACGGAAAATTAATTTATCTCTTAAGTGATGGATTAAGTGAAACTGTTTTGTCATCCTCAAAAGTTATTACTGAAGGAACATACACGATCAACGTTCAATTCATCGACTCAACTGTAATACTATCAGTAAATGGAGAACAGCAAGCGCAAGCAACCATCACAGCAAAGAATAAATATCTAAACACATTTGGTTCAGAAGGTGTAAGTGTAGGCAGAGATTTAAATTCTCCTGTTACCAAGAAATATCCTGGCACATTTCCTTTTAATGGAAGGGTACAGTTGCTAACTGTTGAACAACCTTCAGCAACAACAAAAGAAAATGCAATTGTATTGCCGGTAGATTCTTTCGAAGCAAAATTGAATCAAGCAACTGCTGCACAAATTATAGATACGCGTTTGCCGGAAGAGTTTGCTATCAATCATCTTAGCAATGCAATAAATATTAATTCGCTGCAAAGCAATTATGCAGAACAGTTAAGTAAGCTTGATAAAACAAAGCCGGTATTTACGTATGCGATCGGCAATGGAAGAAGCGTGCAGCTCGCCAATGAATTAACTGAAAAAGGATTTACGCAGGTATATGTGTTGGATGGCGGCATCGGCGGATGGATCGGAAATGCCAAGCCTATCTATTCTACATCAAAAGATAATTTTACCATTGCTGATTTTAAAAAGATCACTTCAACAAACAAATTGGTGTTGTTGGATCTGCACACGAGGTATTGTCCCGGCTGTAGAAAATTGCAACCAACGGTTGATTCTTTATCGAAAGAATACGGCATTACGTTGAAGGTAGTAAAGATAGATGTGTACGATAATCCTGCTATTGCAGGAACCTTTAAAGCGAATGCTGTTCCCACATTGATCGTATACAATGATGATAAAATTATCTGGCGAAGAACGGGAGCAGATACACAAAAAGGGGATGTAGAAAAAATTATTACAGGTTTAGTTTTAAAATAA